The DNA region CTCAAGGTGACAGATAGCGTCTCCGGCATAAGCCAGACGTTGAATTTCATGGGCTTTGGACAATATCCACTGCCGACGATCTCCATTGTTCCGTACTCATTTGGCGATATCCAGCTCGGTTCGATCAGTGCACCGAGCACTGCAACTATTACCGCGCCCGGTGGGCATCCTGTGACTATTTCCGTGCAGGGCGCCCCGTTCAGAATCTCAACGACATCCTGTGATGCAACTCCCTGCCAGGTTGGAGTAACTTTTGCACCAACTGCAACCGGATCTGCGACCGGCACCGTTACCGTGCAGGACATTGTCTCGGGATATTCCAATTCCATATACATGACAGGCACCGGTGGCGTTCCTGTCGTATCGTTATCGCCTTCGGTGCTTGACTTTACCTCTCGCAGCACTGGCACCACATCAATTGCCCAAGTGGTTACCCTGACCAACTCCGGCAATGCACCACTCAATATCTCGGCGATTTCAATCATTGGAACTAATGCAGCCGACTTTGTCCAAACCAATACCTGCAGTGGTTCGATTGCTGTCGGCGCGGGCTGCACTATCTCAATCTCATTCGCGCCGTCAGACGTTGGCAACCTCACCGGCACCGTTCAGATTTTGAGCGATGGTTCGCCTGCAACTATCGAACTGACAGGCACCGCTACCGCGCCCTCTCCTTAAAGAGTGAGAGTGAGTGAGAGTTGAAGTGACAAGTTGTGATGAGGATGCGTCTTGTCTTAAGACATAGATGCATCGCGAATCGCCTGTTCGCGTGCAGCGCGCAGAGTGGCAACTGGTTCGCCAGTGGGGTAGAACTCCATGGCGATGTAACCGGAATATTTCAGCTCTGCAATTTTGCGATAGATGGCGTCATACCGAATCTCGCCGGTTCCGGGTTCGTGACGGCCGGGAACATCTGCGATATGGAAGAGAGCAATCAGATCGATGTTCTTCTCAATCTTTTCAAGGAGATTTCCGGCCTGACGCTGCTCGTGATAAATGTCGTAGAGAACGCGAGTATGTGGGCTATCGACGGCTCGCACGATCTCGAATGCCTGGGTGACAGACGTCAGGTAAGCATGAGGATTCTCAAGCAGGTCGATCGGTTCGAGGACGATCTGGACATCTGCCTTTGCCGCGATTTCGTCGAGGCGCTTGACCGATTCGATGGAGCCGCCCTGAAGGGTTGGAGAGTCGGTGCGCTGGTTAGAGGTAAGGATGATCTGTTTGCAGTTGAGCTTCTTGCAGGCTTCGATGGTCTTGCGCAGCCCGGACTCAACGGTGTCGAAGTTGGCTGCATCTGCGTAGCCATGCGCTCCAGCGGTGGAATCGACGGTAAGCCCAAGAGATTTAATGCGGGTCATGAACTTGGTGTAGTCGGCATCGGTCCACGACTTCCATTCGCCGACCATCTCGACGCCGGTATAACCAGCCTGCGCAACGATCTCCAGAATCTTCTCGAGAGGGCCGTACTTTTTGAGCGTCCAGAGCATGACAGAAAACTTGAATGGTGCTGTGGATGCAGCTTGCGGTTGGGCCTGCGCGCGCGGCAAGAGAGAGGCTGCCGCAGCGGTGGCGGCTGAGAGAGTGAAGCTGCGTCGGTTCATCGTCATAGGTGATTTATCGTCTCGTTGATATATGGTTCGCGGCGGTGGATTGCAGCTTGATGCGAATGCAGAACTCTATCCGTGTTAGCTGTCAGCTTTTGCCGCATTGTTGTGCACGATTTTCTTGAGGGGCTGAGTATAGCGCGTCGAAGGAACTTAATAAAAGGCGCTGCTCATCTTCTGCGTAGCCGATGCGGATCGGCCGCGCAGAGATTTCTCACAGCCGGCTTACGCCAGCGTGTTTGCCATATTGCGTTACAGTGCGCGGCTGCTTTTCGCGAACGTCGTTTCGAGATGCTCAGGCGAAGCGGCTTAGAAACTGGGTTGCAAGTCCGCCCAGCGAACTCTGCGGCGCAGCTTGGCCACCGGGGGCAAAGTGCTGGACGACCATGGGAAGAACAGTCGTGAGTGCAGCTTGCACTACCTGGGGCGAGACTCCTGCATGCTCTGCTGTCTTCTCGATCAGACCGGTTCCGGCAAGTCCTTGCTGTACCTGATCTGGGGTTGCGGTCGCATTCTGGCCGGTGCTCCACGCTCCGATATGTTCTGCCAGGCCATTTTGGTTAAAACTGTTCAATATTCCCTGAATGCCTTCGGGATGCTGTGTCAGTGCCTGAATGAAGCCGCCGGCTACCTTTGCCTGGTCGGTCTGAGAGTCCTGTCCAACCTGTCCTGCCAGAGACTGGAGAGAATCCAAAATGCCCATAATGCACCTCGATGCGGAATTAGGCGGCCTCGTGTGCCGAGCCTTCCGCGTGCGAATGGTTTTATCAGTTATCTGTCCTGTTTGTCGCCCCGATGGCAGTGAATTTGCGCGGTGCCAATATGGAGATAGACTTGAGGCACAATGAGTGACCAGACAAAGATCGCAATTTCAACTACGGATGCACCCGCAGCCATTGGCCCATACTCACAGGCAGTTCGCGTCGGCGACACGCTGTTCGCTTCAGGACAGGTCGGCCTCGATCCAGCCACGGGGCAGATTGTAGAGGGTGGAATCATTGAACAGACCAAACGAGTTTTTGAGAATATCAAAGCCGTTTTAGCCGCGGCAGGGACCGATCTGACACAGGTGGCTAAAACGACCGTCTTTCTCAAGAACATGAGCGACTTTGCCGCGATGAACGAGATCTATGCAACGTATCTCGCTCCTTCGGGCACCGTGCCGCCGGCGCGCTCGACGGTTGCTGTTGCGGGGTTGCCTAAAGATGCCCTGGTAGAGGTCGAAGTGATCGTAAAGGGAGTGGGTGGAGCTTAATCGGCTGACCAGCGTCTCATAAAAAGAGGACAAATTTATGGCTGAGACCGAAAAAGTCGAAAAAGCTGGCAAGATTCACAAGACAGAGGCGGAGTGGCGCGCCCTGCTGACGCCGGAGCAGTTTCATATCATCCGCGAGAAGGGAACCGAACGCCCTTTTACCGGCGCGCTACTGAACAATCACGAAGATGGAACCTATCATTGTGCCGCCTGCGATGCTCCCTTGTTTACTTCGGACAAGAAGTTTGAGTCAGGCAGCGGGTGGCCAAGCTTCTGGTTGCCGGTATCGGCCGAAGCCATTGAAGCTCATGAGGACAATTCTCTGGGAATGCAACGGATCGAGGTCACTTGTGCTCGCTGCGGAGCCCATCTGGGGCATCTCTTTCCCGATGGCCCAAGGCCGACCGGAATGCGTTATTGCATCAATAGTGCTTCGTTAGGTTTCCCAAAAGGGTAAGAAGCCGGGTCTTTTATCTTAGAAAAATAGAAAAACAGGAAAAGCCCCAGCCGCATATTGCATGGCTGGGGCGTTCTGTTTCCATAATTCTGTTTGGTCTAGCTCTCGAAGAGTCTAGTGGGCTTAGCCCTTGACGATTTTGCCGGTCTTGATGCAGCTGGTGCAGACGCGCATGCGCTTGCTCGTGCCGTTGACCTTGGCCTTGACGGGCTGCAGGTTCACGTTCCAGCGACGCCGGGTGGTGTTGTGGGCGTGAGAGATGTTATTGCCAAACTGCGGGCCTTTGCCGCAAAGATCACATTTTTGTGCCATGACTGAAGCTCCAATCTTGATTCGCAGCGACTTCCGGAATTCAAGCCTAATAAAATGAGGGGCTTGCGGAAGCGGTAGGCACGAGCGGAACCAAGTCCGCTGACTCTCTACCGTGTCAGAGTGCGTTACAAAAATTCTATCACTTACAGGCCCTTTGCCGCCATAAAGAACTGGCGGCAAAAAGTCCGATCAGCCTGTATTTCGCAGTCCGGCGCTGATTCCATTGATCGTGGCCGAAATAGCACGATTCAGTTCGGGAGAATCCGGCTCACCAGCGGCAATCGCTGCTCGCTTGCGACGAATCAACTCAACCTGAATCAATGACATAGGATCGACATACGGATTTCGCAGACGGATCGATCGCTCCAGCACGGGATTATTTTCGAGCAGCGTCTTCTGCTGCGTAATCGCAAGAATCATGCGATGGGTAAGGTTGAACTCTACCTCCAGGGTGGCAAAGACCCGGTCGCGCAGCGCCTCATCTTCGACGAGCGAGGCATAGAGCCGCGCGATGCCGAAGTCAGCCTTCGCCAGCGCCATCTCGACGTTGCGAACGATGTCGAGGAAGAGCGGAAAGTCTCGCGCCATGGTTTGAAGCAGGGCGAGTCCATTGGCATTTTCCTTCACAAAGAGGTCGAGGGCATGGCCCACGCCGAAGAAGGCAGGCACAAGCTGCCGCGACTGCATCCAGCCGAAGACCCACGGAATGGCGCGAAGATCGGCCATTGACTTCTTGCCGCCGCGCTTTGCCGGGCGCGAGCCAAGCCGCGCATGTTCGAGTTCTGCCACCGGCGTCGCCTGCTCAAAGTAGGTAAACGTCTCTGGGTTGTCCACGATGTGCTTACGGTAAAACTCGTAGGACGTCGAGGAGAGCCAGTCAAGCGCCGCCTCCCACTCTGGAAGAATCTCACCGGTGAGATGTGGCGGCACCTTGCCTCTTTGCAGAATGGCATCAGGTCGTGCCAGAGCATCAAGGCTGGCCGCGATCATCAACTCAAGATTACGCTCGGCCAGCACAACATCGGAGTACTTCCAGTTCAGCACCTCACCCTGCTCCGTCAGCCGCAGTTCGCCGGTAAAGCTATCGATGGGTTGGGCAAAGATGGCACGATGCGTCGGTCCACCGCCACGCCCAACGGTGCCGCCGCGGCCATGGAAGAGGCGCAGCGTAACTCCGCACTCGCGGGCAACCTCATGCAGCGCACGGTGAGCTTTGTAGATCTCCCATGTGCTGGTAATCATGCCGCCGTCTTTATTCGAGTCCGAGTAGCCCAGCATGACCTCCTGCCGATGCTTCCAGCTCTTCAGCAGTGGCTGATACGCCTCGCTCGTCCAAAGCTGGCGGCAAACCGCAGGTGCATTCTGCAAATCTTCGATCGACTCAAACAAAGGAACTGGCTGCAAACCGGGATCGTTCGTCTCGTCGTCTGCCTCAACTTTTACACCGCCGAGTCGTGCCAACCAAAGCACATGCAGCACATCTTCCGCGCTGGTAGCTCCGCTGATGACGTATTGCTGAATCGACTCTGGCGCATAGGCCTGCTTCAGCTCGGCGATGGCGCGGAAGGTATCCAACACCTCGCTCGTCTGCGGCGAAAGCGCTGGAGGAAGATGAATCTGCGCCGTCAGGGGATTCGTGCCGGTGGGTGCCTGCCAGGCAGAGATTTCTGCCACGGCAGCCGTGTGGACACGCGCATGCTGCCGGATGTCGAGCGTATGCAGATGCAGTCCGTACGTCCGAACCTCGATCAGCAACGGATCGATCAGCATCTCAGCGAGACGATGGCCGCGATTTTCGGCAAGGCTGTTGCGAAGAATCGTAAGGTCGGACAGAAGATCAGCAGCACGGGTATAAGGCGTGAGCGCCGGATTGGCTGGCAGAGGCAATCCTGATTGCGGTGTAGCGCCCAACTTCATCATGATGCAGGCGATCAGCAATCGCAGATGTTCATAGTGGAAACGTTGCTCTACTGCCAACTGTCCCGCCGCCCGAAGTTTGCCAAGGTAGTGGTCAAGCAGTCCAGCAACTTCGGCTGAGACCGGAACCTGCTGGATCGAGCTACCAAGCTGCTCGAAGACATTCTGCAACCGCCGCCGATAGTGATTCAGCAGCAGGTTATGCGCCATGGCCAGAGATTCGCGCGTGACCTCGGGAATGACGAAGGGATTGCCGTCGCGATCGCCTCCGATCCACGAGCCGAAGCTAACCAGTTGGGGCAGCTTGGAGATAGCGACGGGATGGGAGTCGGGATTCGATTCGGGATATTCGGCGGCCAGCGCAGCGGCTACCTCGGAATAGAGCACCGGGAGCGTATCGAAGAGGCTGGTCTCGTAGTAATCGAGCGCCATGCGAATCTCGTCGCGAACCGTCGGACGCGCACTGCGAACATCGTCGGTCTGCCACAGGGCAGTGATCTCGGCGGTGAGGTTGCGCTCCAAAGCCTCGAGTTGCGGAGCAGGAACAGGAATGCGGTCAAGCTGCTCCAGCAGGTCCGAGATACGCCTCCGCTTGAACATCACTGAACGCCGTGCTACCTCGGTGGGATGCGCGGTAAAGACAGGCGTAATGCAGATGCGCTGCAGAAAATCGTGTGCCTGGGCGGCGTCAAGACCCGCCTCACGAAGACGGCGCAATGTTCCGCGCAGATCGCCTCGCTGCGGAGCGGCGTTTTGATCGAGCTGAATTGCCAACCGCCGCCGTTTGCGGTGGTTCGTCTCGGCAAGGTTGATCAGCTCGAAATAAAATCCGAAGGCACGGGCAAGTTGATAGGCGGCTGACAGTTCCAGCGCGCCGACCCGGCACAGTGCCTCTTGCAGATGCGAGGCGGCAGCGGCAGTATCGCCCTTTGCGTCCGCTTCGCGGCGGGCAATGGCAATACGGCGAAGCGCTTCGACAGCATCGTAAAGAGGAGCGCCAGACTGCTCGCGTAGAACACCGCCAAGCAGGGTGCCAAGCGAGCGAACGTCGCGGCGAAGAGGAGCTTCTTTCAGATCTCCAGTAGGTGCCTGGAGTTCAGCAAGGCGTTGGGGCCAATTAGGAGGAGTCCACAAGGACGGCATGATTCAACGATAAATCAATCGTGGGCAAGAAGGGTAAGAGGGCACGTTGCAGCCATTGAACTTCGGTCCAGATCGCTTGCCGGATGGCATGGAGCCGTTATCCTTCTAGCTGCTCAGCCAATCAAAGCATAGGAAAAGCGCCCACAAAGGGGCGCTTTTAAGAGGAATCGGCAATTCAGTGCGATTACATAACCAGTGCAAGCTTCTCAAGCTCTTCCTGCATCGACTTAAGCGAGCTAACCGATTCAATACGCGACGCTGCAATGCGTGCCGCATCCATAGAAACCCCATAGCCGCGTCCTGAGAGGAAGCTACTGATGAGGTCCGCGGACTGCCAGGAATCGAAGCTCGATTTTCGCAGCTCTTCGCGAAGACCGTTAAGGTCAGCGGCAGGGAACTGTTCTACGGGACTCTTCTGGAAGTCTGTCATGGTCTCTTTCCTCCTCTCTCGATGACGGGCCGCCATCAAATTCACCTTCTATTTATAAGATGCGGAAATCGAACAAATGTTGCGGAATTCTCTGCAAATCCAGAGAGACGCACGGTTAAAAACAAACAGCTTTTCTGCAATACGCAGGGGTGAAACGCGAAGTTCCATCAATCGTG from Edaphobacter dinghuensis includes:
- a CDS encoding TIM barrel protein, producing the protein MNRRSFTLSAATAAAASLLPRAQAQPQAASTAPFKFSVMLWTLKKYGPLEKILEIVAQAGYTGVEMVGEWKSWTDADYTKFMTRIKSLGLTVDSTAGAHGYADAANFDTVESGLRKTIEACKKLNCKQIILTSNQRTDSPTLQGGSIESVKRLDEIAAKADVQIVLEPIDLLENPHAYLTSVTQAFEIVRAVDSPHTRVLYDIYHEQRQAGNLLEKIEKNIDLIALFHIADVPGRHEPGTGEIRYDAIYRKIAELKYSGYIAMEFYPTGEPVATLRAAREQAIRDASMS
- a CDS encoding YidB family protein, with the protein product MVTHCASSLSPYWHRANSLPSGRQTGQITDKTIRTRKARHTRPPNSASRCIMGILDSLQSLAGQVGQDSQTDQAKVAGGFIQALTQHPEGIQGILNSFNQNGLAEHIGAWSTGQNATATPDQVQQGLAGTGLIEKTAEHAGVSPQVVQAALTTVLPMVVQHFAPGGQAAPQSSLGGLATQFLSRFA
- a CDS encoding RidA family protein; its protein translation is MSDQTKIAISTTDAPAAIGPYSQAVRVGDTLFASGQVGLDPATGQIVEGGIIEQTKRVFENIKAVLAAAGTDLTQVAKTTVFLKNMSDFAAMNEIYATYLAPSGTVPPARSTVAVAGLPKDALVEVEVIVKGVGGA
- the msrB gene encoding peptide-methionine (R)-S-oxide reductase MsrB, with the translated sequence MAETEKVEKAGKIHKTEAEWRALLTPEQFHIIREKGTERPFTGALLNNHEDGTYHCAACDAPLFTSDKKFESGSGWPSFWLPVSAEAIEAHEDNSLGMQRIEVTCARCGAHLGHLFPDGPRPTGMRYCINSASLGFPKG
- the rpmB gene encoding 50S ribosomal protein L28 gives rise to the protein MAQKCDLCGKGPQFGNNISHAHNTTRRRWNVNLQPVKAKVNGTSKRMRVCTSCIKTGKIVKG
- the ppc gene encoding phosphoenolpyruvate carboxylase translates to MPSLWTPPNWPQRLAELQAPTGDLKEAPLRRDVRSLGTLLGGVLREQSGAPLYDAVEALRRIAIARREADAKGDTAAAASHLQEALCRVGALELSAAYQLARAFGFYFELINLAETNHRKRRRLAIQLDQNAAPQRGDLRGTLRRLREAGLDAAQAHDFLQRICITPVFTAHPTEVARRSVMFKRRRISDLLEQLDRIPVPAPQLEALERNLTAEITALWQTDDVRSARPTVRDEIRMALDYYETSLFDTLPVLYSEVAAALAAEYPESNPDSHPVAISKLPQLVSFGSWIGGDRDGNPFVIPEVTRESLAMAHNLLLNHYRRRLQNVFEQLGSSIQQVPVSAEVAGLLDHYLGKLRAAGQLAVEQRFHYEHLRLLIACIMMKLGATPQSGLPLPANPALTPYTRAADLLSDLTILRNSLAENRGHRLAEMLIDPLLIEVRTYGLHLHTLDIRQHARVHTAAVAEISAWQAPTGTNPLTAQIHLPPALSPQTSEVLDTFRAIAELKQAYAPESIQQYVISGATSAEDVLHVLWLARLGGVKVEADDETNDPGLQPVPLFESIEDLQNAPAVCRQLWTSEAYQPLLKSWKHRQEVMLGYSDSNKDGGMITSTWEIYKAHRALHEVARECGVTLRLFHGRGGTVGRGGGPTHRAIFAQPIDSFTGELRLTEQGEVLNWKYSDVVLAERNLELMIAASLDALARPDAILQRGKVPPHLTGEILPEWEAALDWLSSTSYEFYRKHIVDNPETFTYFEQATPVAELEHARLGSRPAKRGGKKSMADLRAIPWVFGWMQSRQLVPAFFGVGHALDLFVKENANGLALLQTMARDFPLFLDIVRNVEMALAKADFGIARLYASLVEDEALRDRVFATLEVEFNLTHRMILAITQQKTLLENNPVLERSIRLRNPYVDPMSLIQVELIRRKRAAIAAGEPDSPELNRAISATINGISAGLRNTG